In Aedes albopictus strain Foshan chromosome 3, AalbF5, whole genome shotgun sequence, the following are encoded in one genomic region:
- the LOC109424350 gene encoding zinc finger protein 62 homolog, which produces MFAVKEFIKIEVPTPPNTAPESYCQFCYATEDLIPVFPVTADNAPQQERIVDLVYQLVGIQLTDLDKFPSSICGGCLFKLEEFDHFRRKCLVYRDEILRASPSWEVPSSAVLYLKSESMEKSEASVNWSSDGNEGPTLPNEEREPVNSKIPRFSWQDKEPPNSKIPRFSWAKTGRTGPLMQKLNKLRGVKNKKPKRNLIEKKDYRCRACLRFFTDKDSINTHLRTHLDTVNVRCLNCSRGFDTVQGLMFHSMSEYILSSFTCQHCDVLFKSKEELVTHELYCELDHSKYETTEAPKAHQCPQCPKSYDKRHTLESHMLLHDPKLVCHECGTDFHSEYKLKNHYERYHSNGTAKLASVVKCQLCQRVFVDASAYRSHLTGFHQAEQSEQMRQLDDDDKLYECDHCGKRFWSINTIRYHVLVHRLYRDCDQCPEYFRSQQELRDHKLAAHPVKCPFCPKEFFAKKPCRSHATKKHGMVQIKLLAEDAGVTYEWRKLVFKCASCEQDYEFYRELKDHYGKMHPGARVLIKCSYCEKHISSSRIGYLSHVTGNCGQTPRKVKAWH; this is translated from the exons ATGTTCGCTGTGAAAGAATTCATCAAGATTGAAGTCCCCACTCC ACCAAATACTGCACCGGAATCGTACTGCCAGTTTTGCTACGCGACGGAAGATTTGATTCCAGTGTTTCCCGTAACGGCGGACAATGCGCCCCAGCAGGAGCGCATCGTCGATCTCGTGTACCAACTGGTCGGCATACAGCTTACCGATTTGGATAAATTTCCTTCGTCGATCTGTGGCGGGTGCCTCTTTAAGCTGGAGGAATTCGATCACTTCCGAAGGAAATGTCTCGTCTACCGGGATGAGATATTACGGGCGAGTCCCAGCTGGGAGGTACCTAGTTCGGCTGTGCTGTATTTGAAATCGGAATCGATGGAAAAGTCCGAAGCGTCTGTAAACTGGTCCTCTGATGGGAATGAG GGTCCAACGCTACCAAATGAGGAAAGAGAACCCGTAAACAGCAAGATTCCACGTTTTTCCTGGCAGGATAAAGAACCACCAAATAGCAAGATTCCGCGTTTTTCCTGGGCCAAAACTGGACGTACTGGGCCACTTATGCAGAAGCTTAATAAACTCAGAGGAGTAAAGAACAAAAAGCCAAAGCGCAATTTGATTGAGAAGAAAGATTATCGCTGTAGAGCATGTTTGCGATTCTTCACGGACAAGGACAGCATTAATACCCATCTGAGGACTCACCTTGACACTGTGAACGTCCGTTGTCTGAACTGTTCAAGGGGCTTCGATACGGTTCAAGGACTAATGTTCCACTCCATGAGTGAATACATATTGTCATCGTTCACTTGCCAACACTGCGATGTCCTTTTCAAATCCAAAGAAGAGCTCGTTACCCATGAGCTCTATTGTGAGTTGGACCATAGCAAGTACGAAACCACCGAGGCGCCCAAAGCTCACCAATGTCCTCAGTGTCCAAAAAGCTACGACAAACGACATACTCTCGAGAGTCACATGCTACTGCACGATCCGAAATTAGTTTGTCACGAATGCGGAACCGATTTCCACTCGGAGTACAAATTGAAGAACCATTATGAGCGCTATCACTCGAATGGGACCGCCAAGCTTGCTTCCGTTGTGAAATGTCAACTTTGCCAGCGCGTCTTTGTGGATGCCAGTGCCTATCGAAGTCATCTTACGGGATTCCATCAGGCAGAGCAATCGGAACAGATGCGCCAACTGGACGATGATGACAAACTATACGAATGTGACCACTGTGGCAAGCGGTTCTGGTCGATCAACACCATCCGGTATCATGTTCTGGTGCATCGGCTATACCGCGATTGCGATCAATGTCCGGAATATTTCCGATCGCAGCAAGAACTTCGAGATCACAAACTAGCTGCCCATCCGGTCAAGTGTCCGTTTTGTCCCAAGGAGTTCTTCGCGAAAAAACCCTGCAGGTCCCATGCTACCAAGAAGCACGGAATGGTTCAGATTAAGCTGCTGGCAGAGGACGCTGGCGTGACATACGAATGGCGTAAACTGGTTTTCAAGTGTGCCTCCTGCGAGCAGGATTACGAGTTCTATCGGGAGCTGAAAGATCACTATGGCAAAATGCATCCGGGTGCCAGAGTTCTGATCAAATGTTCCTACTGTGAAAAACATATCAGTTCGTCCCGGATTGGGTACCTGTCCCATGTTACTGGTAACTGTGGACAGACACCGAGGAAAGTGAAGGCCTGGCATTGA
- the LOC109424349 gene encoding PR domain zinc finger protein 5-like, whose translation MNLPTVKIEVPDPPTGEPESYCRFCYSAERLVSIFPATGNPHQRVIDLLKQLTSIKLNVLDDFPSAICGGCFVKLEEFDLFRRQCIVYHDETKRLRISAKACTFMVSLEREKVPNSIEGSTADLEHNIDVERGELSSIIDLQSIKVESIHAQVTSTEEAIENKPQVPSAKTSQTGRRLKRQENLKETKGKTKECNSQLKDYRCRICLQFFTNKDAINSHLLGSHTDVKKLQCLNCSKIFRGSQGLNVHVRKCYTLTSFACQHCDVLVKSKNELAAHESSCEQDRNKHPTPETPKPHPCDFCPKSFDSARQLYSHALLHEGKFACAKCGTNFHTPLNLKRHNERYHAHGMDELSTIVKCEPCQRTFVDASAYRSHHTRIHRQETDKDTRKLDEDKPFECDHCGKRFWSINTIRYHILVHRQYRDCDQCSESFRTVQQLKKHKLTAHPVKCQFCPKKYFSRKACRSHSNRTHGMIQVKLLAKNGTVTYKWRKLVFKCAVCELDYEIFRDLKDHFDRKHPEEKTQIKCSYCEKHISSSRIGYVGHVTGNCGQTPKKLKAWH comes from the exons ATGAATCTTCCAACCGTCAAAATCGAAGTTCCGGATCC ACCCACTGGCGAGCCGGAGTCCTACTGTCGGTTTTGCTACTCAGCAGAACGGTTGGTGTCAATTTTCCCCGCCACTGGCAATCCCCATCAACGGGTCATCGACCTTCTAAAACAGTTGACGTCGATCAAGCTGAACGTGCTGGATGACTTTCCTTCGGCTATTTGCGGCGGATGCTTTGTAAAACTAGAGGAATTCGACCTTTTCAGAAGGCAATGCATTGTGTATCATGACGAGACCAAACGGCTGCGGATCAGTGCGAAAGCATGCACTTTTATGGTTTCGCTGGAACGGGAAAAAGTACCGAACTCAATCGAGGGCAGCACCGCAGACCTAGAACACAATATAGATGTTGAACGGGGGGAGCTGTCCAGCATAATCGATCTGCAATCTATAAAAGTTGAATCGATTCATGCACAAGTGACAAGCACCGAGGAAGCAATCGAAAATAAGCCACAAGTGCCTTCGGCTAAAACTAGCCAAACTGGAAGAAGACTGAAACGGCAAGAGAATCTCAAAGAAACGAAAGGCAAAACTAAAGAATGCAACTCTCAGCTGAAAGATTACCGATGCCGAATTTGCTTGCAATTTTTCACGAACAAAGACGCCATCAATAGCCATCTGCTTGGATCTCATACAGACGTCAAGAAGCTTCAATGCCTTAACTGCTCCAAGATCTTCCGCGGAAGCCAGGGGCTCAATGTACACGTGCGCAAATGCTATACCTTGACATCATTTGCATGCCAACATTGTGATGTTCTGGTCAAATCTAAGAATGAGCTTGCTGCTCATGAATCAAGTTGTGAACAGGACCGAAACAAGCATCCAACGCCGGAAACACCAAAGCCACACCCATGCGATTTCTGTCCAAAGAGCTTCGATTCGGCCCGCCAGCTCTATTCCCATGCATTGTTACATGAAGGAAAATTCGCATGTGCCAAGTGTGGTACCAATTTTCATACGCCTCTCAATCTGAAAAGACACAACGAACGCTACCACGCACATGGGATGGATGAGCTCAGCACCATTGTGAAATGCGAACCTTGCCAGCGCACCTTCGTAGACGCCAGTGCCTATCGAAGTCACCACACTAGAATCCATCGGCAAGAAACCGACAAAGACACCCGCAAACTGGACGAGGACAAACCATTCGAATGTGACCATTGTGGCAAACGGTTCTGGTCCATCAACACCATTCGCTACCACATTCTGGTCCACCGGCAGTACCGGGATTGCGATCAGTGCTCGGAAAGCTTCCGCACGGTTCAGCAGCTCAAAAAGCACAAACTGACTGCCCATCCGGTAAAGTGCCAGTTCTGTCCGAAGAAGTACTTCTCTCGTAAAGCCTGCCGATCGCATTCCAACAGAACGCACGGAATGATACAGGTCAAACTGTTGGCCAAAAACGGAACCGTAACGTACAAGTGGCGCAAACTGGTGTTCAAGTGTGCCGTCTGTGAGCTGGATTATGAAATTTTCCGCGATCTCAAGGACCATTTTGATAGGAAACATCCGGAAGAGAAGACGCAAATCAAATGCTCGTACTGCGAAAAACACATCAGCTCCTCTAGGATTGGATATGTGGGCCACGTGACGGGAAACTGCGGCCAAACACCAAAGAAGCTGAAGGCTTGGCATTAG
- the LOC134290045 gene encoding uncharacterized protein K02A2.6-like, whose product MQNVFQSMDAGIWPDSLRDFKPFNTELCKVGNMLLRGDKLVIPHSLRSKILKVAHESHPGIEIMKRRLRLKVWWPHLDKEVEKYVKQCKACTLVSALDPPMPIHSTILPDRAWVDLAADFLGPLPSGHSLLVIVDYFSRFTEIIVMKQTTASLTVRALHETFCRFGFPESLKTDNGPQFISSEFQQFCSQFGIEHRKTTPYWPQANGEVERMNRTIVKRLKISQETDGSDWQWDLRMFALMQNSTPHSTTGVAPSILMFGRVLKDKIPGMIIKGNKILEEIRDRDAEKKLKGAEYADAKRSANDSGIDVGNTVVAKRIQKDNKLSTNFHPDELTVIGKTGSNVTLKSHDSGRVFHRNISHLKKLRAGELEIT is encoded by the coding sequence ATgcaaaacgtttttcagagcatgGATGCCGGAATATGGCCAGACAGTTTGAGGGATTTCAAACCATTCAATACGGAGCTTTGCAAAGTCGGAAACATGTTGCTGAGGGGCGATAAACTGGTTATACCTCACAGCCTCAGATCGAAAATTTTGAAAGTTGCACATGAGTCACATCCAGGAATCGAAATTATGAAACGTCGGTTGCGACTGAAAGTCTGGTGGCCACACTTAGACAAGGAAGTAGAAAAATATGTCAAGCAGTGTAAGGCCTGTACACTAGTATCAGCGCTTGACCCGCCTATGCcgattcattctacaatattacCAGATCGTGCGTGGGTGGATTTAGCTGCAGATTTCCTTGGTCCACTTCCATCTGGTCATAGTCTCCTAGTAATCGTTGACTATTTTAGCAGATTCACTGAGATCATTGTGATGAAGCAGACAACGGCCAGCCTGACGGTTCGAGCATTACACGAAACATTTTGTCGGTTCGGTTTTCCGGAATCTCTAAAAACTGACAATGGACCACAGTTCATCAGTTCAGAATTCCAACAGTTTTGCAGTCAATTTGGAATCGAACACAGGAAAACCACCCCATATTGGCCCCAAGCAAACGGGGAAGTAGAACGTATGAACCGTACCATAGTCAAACGCTTGAAAATTAGTCAAGAGACGGATGGATCTGATTGGCAATGGGATCTCAGGATGTTTGCTCTTATGCAAAATTCGACACCACATTCGACAACGGGAGTAGCACCTTCAATCCTTATGTTCGGACGAGTTCTGAAGGACAAAATTCCTGGAATGATCATTAAAGGAaacaaaatcctagaagaaatccgagATCGAGACGCCGAGAAAAAGCTTAAAGGAGCAGAATATGCAGATGCAAAACGTTCAGCAAATGATAGCGGTATTGACGTCGGGAACACAGTTGTGGCCAAACGCATTCAAAAGGACAATAAACTGTCTACGAACTTTCATCCTGATGAGCTAACAGTGATCGGTAAGACGGGATCGAATGTGACATTAAAGTCACATGATTCTGGGCGGGTATTCCATCGGAACATTTCGCATTTGAAAAAGCTACGTGCAGGTGAACTCGAAATAACATAA